A segment of the Neochlamydia sp. S13 genome:
AAGAACTGTTAAGACAATTGCAATCTATTGAGATAAGCTTAGGCAAGCAAGCAAAGCCTAAAGAAGCCCCCCGAAGAGTGGACTTAGATATTTTATTTTATGGAAGCGAAATAGTGAATGAACCCGATCTACAAATTCCTCATCCTTATTGGCATGAAAGACTTTTTGTTATAGCCCCTCTAGCTGACCTGGTCACTCACTTATTTGTTCCTCAACCGGGCCATTCTAAATCTCTAGAGCCCTTTAATGTAAGGAAATACCTTCAAGAATTTCCCAATATTCATCAAGAAACTGTCACCCTACTTTCAGAAATTTCAAGGAAAAACTTATGCAGACTGTACCCTTTAGAAAATTCTCCATCGGTAAAGGACAACCCTTAGCTATTTTGTCAGGTCCATGCGTCATTGAAAGCGAAGAGCATTGCTTAGCAACGGCAGAAGCGCTTAAAAATTTATTTTCTAAGCACAATATTAATCTTATCTATAAGTCTAGCTATGATAAAGCCAACCGCTCTTCCTACCAATCTTTCCGCGGACCTGGATTGGAAGAAGGTTTACGCATTTTAGAAAAAGTGAAAAAAGAACTCGATTTGCCCATTGTGACCGATGTGCATTCTCCCCAAGAAGCGCAGGCAGCAGGTCAGGTTTGTGATCTAATTCAGATTCCTGCTTTTTTGTGTAGACAAACCGATCTTATTAATGCAGCTGCCCAAACAGGAATTCCTGTTACTGTAAAAAAAGGACAGTTTATGGCTCCTTGGGATATGCTTAATGTGGTAGAAAAATTCCGTGCTGCTGGCAATGAGAATATTATCTTAACTGAGCGGGGAGCGACATTTGGCTATAACAATCTAGTCTGTGATATGCGAGCGATCCCTATTATGCAGGGATTTGGTGTGCCTGTGTGTTTTGACGCTACCCATGCTGTACAATTGCCTGGAGGGCTAGGAAATAAATCAGGGGGACAAAGGGAGTTTATTCCTATCTTAGCCAAAGCCGCTATCAGTGCGGGGGCTAATTGCTTGTTTATGGAATCTCATCCTCATCCAGCGGAAGCAAAAAGCGATGCTTCTTCTGTTTTAGATTTCAAAGATTTACCTGCTTTGTTAACTATACTAGAGAAATTATATGATTTGATCCAGGGCCACTAACTCTTATTTCTTAAGCATGCTAAAAAAAGCTTTTAAAGCTTATATCAATTAAAAAAACTCAGGTCATGGTCAAAAAACATTCTTTTTCTCCTTTTGCATTCTCCCCTAAATGTCAGCGTGTCTCTTTGCTTTCTCCTCAGTTTGCGCTGATAATCTTGCTTATGGTAGCCTTATTAAGCGGAATAGTTTGGCAAATAGGGCATGTGAATGAAAAAGATGAGCTAGAATATCGTAAACTGCTTGCCGCATCTCAATCCTCTAAGTCTGCCATGCAGCTAAATTCTTATACAGCACGCCAAGAAAGAGAAGGTGTTCAAAAGGATATCTATTTTTACAAAAGAGGCGAACGTTTGCACATGCGTTTAATAGCGGATGCGGCTCAGCTGCTTTTAAAGCAGCAAGATTCTCATCCTCAGGTAGTAGAACATCTGCAAAATGTTAAATGCTTGATGCAAGAAGAACTTTATTACCTTCTTCCTGATGGGCGGGAAGCTGTTTTACAACCTGATGGGCAATTACGTCTACGTTCCGCTCATGCCACCTCTCTTTCCTCTTCCTGGTCTCCAGAAAGTAGGTTGGAATTGCGTCCTATGCAACTTTTACGCTTTATAGAGGCAGAGACAGCCGAGTATCATTATAAAAAAGATCTTTTAGTGGCTAAAAAAGTAAAAATGAAACGGTATGCGATAGCCGGTCATCAACTAAAAGAAGTAGTCGAACAGGAAAAAATTTTAATGCAAGGGACAGCAGACAAAGTCGAATTTTCTTTGAAGGGCGAGGAAGAAGCTTTTCATTTAAAGGCCTATCATTTTAAAGCTAAACTTTTTGGTCCAGACGGTAGGATTTTATGAGAAAATACCTCTTCTTATCTTGTGTCCTTTTCAATTGTCTGCTTGCTGAAGAATCAACACCTTTGAGTGTTGAAGCAGAAAATATGCATTACAAGGGAGAATTAGTTCATCTAAGCGGCAAAGTGTTTCTTGAGCATGAATTAGGAAAGGTGAAGGCTCAAGAAATAATTATTTTTCCAGCAAAAGAGACTAAGAAAAGGAGCCTTTCTCACCTTAAAATGGTCCAAGGCGCTGAAATTGCCTTGCAAGATGGTGGACAGATGAGCTGCTCGGAAGCAGAAATAGACGCTCAAAACTTGGTGGGAAAATTTTTGAATGGCCCTAACCATGAATATGTTGTCTATAAAGAAAACATTCAAGAGAAAGCTTCCCTTCTTACTAAACCTCTAGAAATTAAAAGCCATCAACTGACCATCTATCTGCAACGGCAGGAACAAGAGGGGAAATCTTCTCTTGCTATAAGTGAAATCTCCGCCTCTCCTAACGTTACTATCAATTACAATCATGAAATTTTCGCGCAAGCTGATCATGGAACCTATAAAAGAACAAAGTCACCCTTTGTTCTAGATAAGCAAAACACTTTGCAAACTAAGAGGGTGGGGATCTTATCTTTGCAAGCCAATACATCCTCGGGAATGTGTCGCCTAAGTAATCCTAAAGGAGATTTTATCGATGCTCAGAAAATTGACTGGGATGTTTTTAGGCGGCAATTAGAGTTTGATAAACCTAGCGGCTCTCTTTATACAGGCACAGCTTATGAGCCTGCCCATAAAATAAATTTTTCCTGTGCAACAATGAGCTGGGATGAGCAACAAGATATTCTTACTTTATATCAGCAAATTGAAATTGATTATTTAGGTTTAGGCAAATTGACAACCCCTGAAAAGGTTTATATATCCAGGCACTCAATCGATGCAAGCAAGCAAGTGAGTTTGATTGAATGTAGAGGTCCTTCGGTTTTAAAATACCAAGACAAGACAAAAAATCTAGATTATACTCTTTCTACTTACCATAAGCTTATAGTGGATCGAAAGTTAAGACAGGCTCATCTGGAAAGTCCACGTGATGCTAATGGCCAAGTTATGAAGGGCCAGCAGGTGCATCTTACAGGCTCTATGGGTGAGATGTATGCTGATGAAGTTTTTATTTATTATGATGAAATTGCTCAGCAGCTAAAGCCAGTGAAATTATTTCTTAAGGGTAGCGTTTGGTTGCTTAAGCGCAAGGCTAATGACAAAGAAAAGCAAGAGCAATTTTCCCATCTAGCAATCTCTGATCGCTTAGAATATAATATAGAGACCCAAGAAATGTTGTTTTTATCAGATTATGGAAAGCGTGTGCTTTTTCTGGATGGGTCTAATCATTTGCAGATTAGTGCCCCTTCTGTAAAAGTATTAAAAGATCCTTATACGAAAAAAGATAGGGTGCAAGGAATAGGCGATGTGCGTTTTAATTTTATAGAGAAGGAATGCAAGATGTTGCAAGAACGGTTTCCAACTTTTGAAGCAAAAATAGGTATAGGTATCTAGATCATGCATAATAACGAGCATAACATATGTTTGGAGGTTCAGGATCTTCAGAAAAGCTATAATGGACGTAAGGTCGTTAATGGTCTATCTTTCTACGTTAAAAAAGGAGAAATCGTGGGACTTGTAGGTCCTAATGGAGCAGGTAAGACCACAGCTTTTTATATGACGGTAGGGCTTATTCGCCCTGATGCAGGCACTGTATCTTTTAATCAATATG
Coding sequences within it:
- the kdsA gene encoding 3-deoxy-8-phosphooctulonate synthase; amino-acid sequence: MQTVPFRKFSIGKGQPLAILSGPCVIESEEHCLATAEALKNLFSKHNINLIYKSSYDKANRSSYQSFRGPGLEEGLRILEKVKKELDLPIVTDVHSPQEAQAAGQVCDLIQIPAFLCRQTDLINAAAQTGIPVTVKKGQFMAPWDMLNVVEKFRAAGNENIILTERGATFGYNNLVCDMRAIPIMQGFGVPVCFDATHAVQLPGGLGNKSGGQREFIPILAKAAISAGANCLFMESHPHPAEAKSDASSVLDFKDLPALLTILEKLYDLIQGH
- the folK gene encoding 2-amino-4-hydroxy-6-hydroxymethyldihydropteridine diphosphokinase — protein: MHLPEVYVGLGGNVGDSYAILSHAIEKMAALSSIYDLEVSRFYCTTPVSSISQRFYINAVCRFKTTLLPQELLRQLQSIEISLGKQAKPKEAPRRVDLDILFYGSEIVNEPDLQIPHPYWHERLFVIAPLADLVTHLFVPQPGHSKSLEPFNVRKYLQEFPNIHQETVTLLSEISRKNLCRLYPLENSPSVKDNP